The Sphingobacterium bambusae genome includes a window with the following:
- the pyk gene encoding pyruvate kinase yields MNKIQKRTKIVATLGPASSDKTILTNLIAKGVDVCRLNFSHGSQEDHLKVINTIKEINNEHPFNVGILADLQGPKIRIGKMKEGGAVLINGSEVEMTTEELIGDENRIYITYENFPNDVKEGEIILLDDGKLQLRVLSTNHKDSVKCEVVHGGVLTSRKGVNLPNTKVSIPSLTEEDLDNLNFALDNGADWIAMSFVRSAEDIYQCKEIIKAKGSHALVIAKVEKPEAIDNIDAIIEATDAVMVARGDLGVEMPMEEVPGLQKMIVQKCRDLSKPVIIATQMLESMITTPRPTRAEVNDVANSVLDGADAVMLSGETSVGEFPEIVIETMAKIITHVEQTSYPYYSAKASVHVTKTRIPDAICGSSIHLAASTEASAIAVMTSSGYTALEISSYRPNADIYVFTGNKKLLNLLSLVWGVRVFIYEKFESTDGTIQDVNTLLKENNLVTSGQIVINTSSTPLHEKGRTNTIRVSEVK; encoded by the coding sequence ATGAATAAGATTCAAAAAAGGACAAAAATCGTTGCCACACTTGGTCCAGCATCGTCGGACAAGACTATATTGACCAATTTGATTGCCAAGGGTGTGGATGTTTGCCGGTTGAACTTCTCCCATGGAAGTCAAGAAGACCATTTAAAAGTGATCAATACCATCAAAGAAATCAATAATGAGCACCCTTTCAACGTTGGTATCCTAGCAGATTTGCAGGGTCCAAAAATCCGTATTGGTAAAATGAAAGAAGGCGGTGCTGTGTTGATCAATGGCTCTGAGGTTGAAATGACAACAGAAGAGTTGATTGGCGATGAAAACCGTATCTATATTACTTACGAAAACTTCCCTAACGATGTGAAGGAAGGCGAGATCATCCTTTTGGACGATGGAAAATTGCAATTGCGCGTATTATCCACAAACCACAAGGATTCGGTAAAATGTGAAGTGGTTCACGGTGGTGTCCTTACCTCGCGTAAAGGCGTTAACCTGCCTAACACCAAAGTATCCATTCCTTCCTTAACGGAAGAAGATTTGGACAACCTAAACTTTGCATTGGACAACGGCGCTGACTGGATCGCGATGTCATTCGTGCGTTCAGCAGAAGACATCTACCAGTGTAAAGAGATTATCAAGGCAAAAGGTAGCCATGCCTTGGTTATTGCGAAAGTGGAAAAACCAGAAGCAATAGACAATATCGACGCCATTATCGAAGCAACAGATGCGGTTATGGTTGCTCGCGGTGACCTTGGTGTGGAGATGCCGATGGAAGAAGTTCCAGGCTTACAAAAAATGATCGTACAGAAATGTCGCGACCTATCAAAACCGGTTATCATTGCTACGCAAATGCTAGAAAGTATGATCACCACACCTCGCCCTACACGTGCAGAGGTGAATGACGTGGCCAACTCGGTATTGGATGGTGCAGATGCGGTGATGTTGAGCGGTGAGACTTCTGTGGGCGAATTCCCAGAAATCGTTATCGAAACAATGGCTAAGATCATTACCCATGTTGAGCAAACGTCTTATCCGTATTATAGCGCAAAAGCAAGCGTACACGTTACAAAAACACGTATACCAGATGCAATCTGCGGATCGTCGATCCACCTTGCGGCTAGCACAGAGGCTTCAGCTATTGCTGTTATGACTTCTTCTGGCTACACGGCGCTTGAAATTTCGAGCTACCGTCCAAATGCAGATATCTATGTATTCACTGGCAATAAAAAGCTTTTGAACTTATTGAGCCTTGTTTGGGGTGTGCGCGTATTCATCTACGAAAAATTTGAGAGCACAGACGGCACAATCCAAGACGTAAATACCTTATTGAAAGAAAACAATTTGGTAACGTCTGGTCAAATCGTGATCAATACTTCATCTACTCCTTTGCATGAAAAAGGAAGAACAAATACGATCCGTGTTTCTGAAGTAAAATAA
- a CDS encoding acyl carrier protein, with protein MSDIASRVKAIIVEKLGVDENEVTPEASFTNDLGADSLDTVELIMEFEKEFNVAIPDDQAENISTVGQAISYLEKNVSN; from the coding sequence ATGTCAGATATCGCATCAAGAGTAAAAGCAATTATCGTTGAAAAGTTGGGTGTAGACGAAAACGAAGTAACACCAGAGGCTTCCTTCACGAATGATTTAGGTGCAGACTCACTTGATACAGTTGAGTTGATCATGGAATTCGAAAAAGAATTTAACGTAGCTATTCCTGACGACCAAGCTGAAAACATCAGTACTGTAGGTCAAGCTATCTCTTACTTAGAAAAGAACGTTAGTAACTAA
- a CDS encoding IPExxxVDY family protein, with product MSTIKKQVTLDLDFDLELDFVLVGISSALRDYRLCHFIYKHTGLAFRRGKEDYLDHKGYVKEKERDEMDYHIIFEKTRQKGLIKHYYTIYRYCESNFEYEFYLLNNRSVEGNILIPELPTFDYFLMVKHYIDPDDLRLLLDELKGINEVMLAKELDPTSLKSKENLIF from the coding sequence TTGAGCACGATAAAAAAACAGGTAACCCTCGATCTTGACTTCGACTTGGAGCTGGATTTTGTGTTGGTGGGCATCAGCTCCGCCCTGCGCGACTATCGGCTGTGCCATTTTATTTATAAACATACTGGTCTAGCATTTCGCAGAGGCAAGGAAGATTACCTGGATCATAAGGGCTATGTAAAAGAGAAGGAACGCGATGAAATGGATTACCATATCATCTTCGAAAAAACAAGGCAAAAAGGGCTTATTAAGCATTATTATACCATCTATCGCTACTGCGAAAGTAATTTCGAATATGAGTTCTATCTCCTCAATAACCGTAGTGTGGAGGGAAACATATTGATACCCGAGCTCCCTACCTTCGATTATTTTTTGATGGTCAAGCACTATATCGATCCGGACGACTTGAGGTTACTATTAGACGAGCTAAAGGGAATCAACGAGGTGATGTTGGCAAAAGAATTAGACCCCACCTCATTGAAATCCAAAGAAAATCTTATATTTTAG
- the pdhA gene encoding pyruvate dehydrogenase (acetyl-transferring) E1 component subunit alpha, which yields MSSTPITKETYLEWYRSMLLMRKFEEKTGQLYGQQKIRGFCHLYIGQEAVMAGTMSVIKPEDSVITAYRDHAHALAKGVSADACMAEMFGKITGCSKGKGGSMHFFSKEHKMMGGHGIVGGQIPLGAGIAFAEKYLGNTNVNVCYMGDGAVRQGAFNETLNMAMTWKLPVIFVCENNGYAMGTSVARTTNMMDIYKMGHGFDMPSAAVDGMDVVAVHNAMDEAVQRARAGEGPTFLEIRTYRYKGHSMSDPAKYRTKEELEEFKGRDPLLSTKAAIVENKYADDAWFAEVDAEIKKIVEDSVKFAEESPYPDASEIYKDVYVQEDYPFIMD from the coding sequence ATGAGTTCAACACCTATAACAAAAGAAACATATCTAGAGTGGTATAGATCTATGCTGCTTATGCGTAAATTCGAAGAGAAGACAGGCCAGTTATACGGGCAACAAAAAATCCGTGGTTTCTGTCACTTGTATATCGGCCAAGAAGCTGTTATGGCGGGCACGATGTCGGTTATTAAACCTGAGGATTCCGTTATTACGGCCTATAGAGATCACGCACACGCTTTAGCAAAAGGTGTTTCTGCAGACGCGTGTATGGCCGAGATGTTCGGTAAGATCACGGGTTGTTCAAAAGGTAAAGGAGGCTCTATGCACTTCTTCTCGAAAGAGCACAAGATGATGGGCGGTCACGGTATCGTGGGTGGTCAAATTCCATTGGGTGCTGGTATCGCATTTGCAGAGAAATATTTAGGCAATACCAACGTGAATGTATGTTATATGGGTGATGGCGCTGTACGTCAAGGTGCTTTCAATGAAACGCTTAACATGGCGATGACTTGGAAATTGCCTGTGATTTTCGTTTGTGAGAACAACGGATATGCCATGGGTACTTCTGTAGCACGTACAACAAACATGATGGATATCTACAAAATGGGACATGGCTTTGATATGCCTAGTGCTGCAGTAGATGGTATGGATGTTGTTGCTGTACACAATGCTATGGACGAGGCTGTACAACGTGCACGTGCGGGTGAAGGTCCTACATTCTTGGAAATCCGTACTTACCGTTACAAAGGACACTCGATGTCCGACCCAGCTAAATATCGTACGAAAGAGGAATTGGAAGAATTCAAAGGTAGAGATCCATTGTTGTCAACCAAAGCGGCTATCGTAGAAAACAAATACGCAGATGATGCTTGGTTTGCGGAAGTGGATGCCGAGATCAAGAAAATTGTAGAGGATTCTGTTAAATTCGCAGAAGAATCTCCTTATCCAGATGCTTCTGAAATCTACAAAGATGTCTATGTACAAGAGGACTATCCTTTTATAATGGACTAA
- the fabF gene encoding beta-ketoacyl-ACP synthase II: MELKRVVVTGLGALTPLGNTVSAYWDGLVNGVSGAAPITHFDASKFKTQFACEVKGFDPHDFMDRKEARKVDPFVQYAIASTDEAVKDAGLQFDQLDTNRIGVIWGSGIGGLKTFLDEVVTYAKGDGTPRFNPFFIPKMLVDIAPGHISMRHGLRGPNFSAVSACASSTNAMIDAFNYIRMGMADIIITGGSEATVNEAGIGGFNAMHALSTRNDDPTTASRPFDKDRDGFVSGEGSGAIILESLEHALARGAKIYAEVAGGGMSADAYHITASHPEGLGAKLAMSKAIADANFSYTDIDYINVHGTSTPVGDISETKAIIDLFGEQAYKLNISSTKSMTGHLLGAAGAIEAIASILSVKNDIVPPTINHFTDDPNIDNNLNFTFNTAQKRVVNAALSNTFGFGGHNASIIVKKYHA, translated from the coding sequence ATGGAGCTTAAAAGAGTAGTTGTAACAGGATTAGGCGCTCTTACACCACTAGGCAACACCGTCTCAGCATATTGGGATGGTTTGGTTAATGGTGTAAGCGGCGCTGCTCCTATTACGCATTTCGATGCATCAAAATTTAAGACCCAATTCGCTTGTGAAGTGAAGGGATTTGATCCACATGATTTTATGGATCGTAAAGAGGCTCGCAAAGTCGATCCTTTTGTTCAGTATGCTATAGCTTCCACAGATGAGGCGGTTAAAGATGCTGGGCTACAATTTGACCAACTGGATACCAACCGAATTGGCGTAATTTGGGGGTCAGGAATCGGTGGTTTAAAGACTTTTTTGGATGAAGTAGTAACCTATGCTAAAGGCGATGGTACCCCGCGGTTTAATCCGTTCTTTATTCCAAAGATGTTGGTGGATATCGCTCCGGGGCACATTTCTATGCGTCACGGCTTGCGTGGGCCTAACTTTTCAGCGGTTTCAGCCTGTGCATCTTCTACCAATGCCATGATTGATGCGTTCAATTACATCCGTATGGGTATGGCTGATATCATCATCACGGGTGGATCGGAAGCAACGGTTAACGAGGCCGGTATTGGTGGTTTCAACGCTATGCATGCCTTGTCGACACGTAACGATGATCCGACAACAGCTTCTCGTCCTTTTGATAAGGATCGCGATGGTTTTGTGTCTGGTGAAGGTTCTGGCGCTATCATTTTAGAAAGTTTAGAGCATGCATTGGCACGTGGTGCTAAGATTTATGCAGAGGTTGCTGGTGGAGGAATGAGTGCAGATGCTTATCATATCACGGCTTCTCATCCAGAAGGTTTGGGAGCGAAGCTGGCGATGAGCAAAGCAATTGCTGACGCGAATTTTAGTTACACGGATATTGATTACATCAATGTGCATGGTACATCTACGCCTGTTGGTGATATCAGTGAAACCAAAGCGATCATCGATTTGTTCGGTGAGCAAGCGTACAAATTGAACATCAGTTCGACGAAGTCGATGACGGGACATTTGCTAGGTGCTGCCGGTGCAATCGAAGCGATAGCATCCATTCTTTCGGTAAAGAATGATATCGTTCCACCAACTATTAACCACTTTACCGATGACCCGAATATCGATAACAACCTCAATTTTACATTCAACACCGCTCAAAAGCGCGTTGTGAATGCAGCATTGAGCAACACCTTCGGTTTCGGTGGTCATAATGCATCCATCATTGTGAAAAAGTATCACGCCTAA
- a CDS encoding TonB-dependent receptor — protein sequence MKGTFLLFLLFLVQQLSAQQTIQGIVVDQADNAALSNASIVLLDTDSIMRYFTRTDEKGKFKIDKVVKGTYLLLATYPKFEIHSQKVNIDQRAIQLDSIKISSQSNLLEEVVINQKIPIKIKGDTIEYDAGSFETEKNAKLEDLLRRLPGLTVSASGDITAQGKTVSKVLIDGEEFFGYDPKIAIRNVRADAVDKVQVYERKSEEAELTGVDDGVRLQTVNVVLKEEARKGIFGNANASFGTQSLFDANLFAAKFNQTERIGVTGNWNNMGNAGDASRIRMNNQIIGDPMYKSAGVNYENNFLKRKMHLTSSYNFNNNSLANESNSYNKRVLNNDITQETTQEESSSSDNKNNVLRAQMRYKIDSVSNLNIQLSGNRGMGESASQSTSSTIRNENTRANDFNKDNSSRSDSESMDLRADYRRRLNKNGRSMNLHLNTQFDNAEATNLVDETTNYYDSIGNFERSVIVDQTRITENSNNRLGASINFSEPISKQLNLTVGYSFNSSKRSSLVDAYNNSETDELQLDTLYSKNQNDLSRNNGLDLNLSYHTEKLNIDLSNRVSYRYQELTDSYRDIDLNRNFWQNNLNANISYRISNSKSLALRYQNTANVPSFGQLQPLQPPTNDLYRQLGNPDLTREINNSLNFNFSKFSLLKASSLNVNANASFTNNAIVNRSIIDSVGRTTASYVNISDNTNWNARMNVNYGRPIFNGVVQFGPFASLSYDNNYQYINGDLNKNNTANANVGINANKENSKIVDFNFNIGIGLNNEANTIQTQFNNTAFRSSTNADLKYILPYKFSLTQVIFYSYTGKTKVFPEPIQQFYMNLELTRKLLKSEALLISLKAFDVFNSFNNTSRSTGNSSFSESQQAMLSQYFMVGLKWDFNKNLGKKND from the coding sequence ATGAAAGGAACTTTTTTACTGTTTTTACTCTTCTTGGTGCAGCAATTGTCTGCCCAGCAGACCATACAAGGAATTGTGGTTGACCAAGCCGATAACGCGGCGCTTAGCAACGCCTCTATTGTACTTCTCGACACCGATTCCATTATGCGCTATTTCACGCGAACAGATGAAAAAGGTAAATTCAAAATTGACAAAGTCGTTAAAGGAACATATCTCCTACTAGCTACCTATCCCAAGTTCGAGATACACAGCCAAAAAGTTAATATCGATCAGCGGGCAATTCAACTGGACAGCATCAAAATCAGCTCGCAGTCCAACCTGCTCGAAGAGGTGGTGATCAATCAAAAGATACCTATCAAAATCAAAGGCGATACCATAGAATACGATGCAGGCAGCTTTGAAACAGAAAAGAATGCCAAGCTGGAGGATCTGCTGCGGCGATTGCCCGGCTTAACAGTTTCGGCATCGGGAGACATCACCGCCCAAGGAAAGACCGTTTCCAAAGTATTGATTGACGGCGAAGAGTTCTTCGGCTACGACCCCAAGATCGCTATCCGCAATGTACGGGCCGACGCGGTAGATAAAGTACAGGTTTATGAACGCAAATCGGAAGAAGCCGAGCTGACCGGCGTGGATGACGGCGTACGCTTACAAACGGTGAATGTCGTGCTTAAAGAAGAAGCCCGCAAGGGAATTTTCGGAAATGCCAACGCCAGTTTTGGCACACAATCTCTGTTTGATGCCAATTTGTTTGCGGCCAAGTTCAACCAAACCGAACGTATCGGCGTAACAGGGAACTGGAACAATATGGGGAACGCGGGTGACGCCAGCAGAATACGGATGAACAACCAGATCATTGGCGACCCCATGTATAAAAGTGCAGGTGTAAACTACGAAAACAACTTCCTGAAGCGCAAGATGCACCTTACATCCAGCTACAACTTCAACAACAATAGCTTGGCCAACGAATCCAACAGCTATAATAAGCGTGTACTGAACAACGATATCACCCAGGAAACCACCCAAGAAGAAAGTTCCTCTTCCGACAATAAAAACAACGTACTACGTGCCCAAATGCGTTACAAAATCGATTCGGTTAGCAACCTGAACATACAGTTGAGCGGCAACCGCGGCATGGGGGAATCGGCGAGTCAATCAACGAGCAGCACCATACGAAACGAAAACACACGCGCCAACGACTTCAACAAAGACAACAGCAGCCGGTCGGATTCCGAAAGCATGGATCTGCGCGCTGACTACCGCAGAAGGCTCAACAAAAATGGGCGTAGCATGAACCTCCACCTGAACACACAGTTTGATAATGCCGAAGCCACGAATCTTGTGGACGAAACGACAAACTACTACGATAGCATTGGCAATTTCGAGCGATCGGTGATCGTGGATCAAACCCGTATAACGGAAAATAGCAACAACAGATTGGGAGCGTCAATCAACTTCAGCGAACCCATTAGCAAACAGCTGAACCTCACTGTTGGCTACTCCTTTAACAGCTCGAAACGAAGTAGCTTGGTTGATGCTTACAACAACAGCGAAACTGACGAGCTGCAGCTGGACACCTTGTATTCCAAAAATCAAAACGATCTGTCGCGCAACAATGGACTAGATCTAAACCTTTCTTATCACACAGAGAAGCTGAATATCGACCTATCCAATAGGGTTTCCTATCGCTACCAAGAATTGACAGACAGCTACCGCGATATTGATCTAAACAGAAATTTTTGGCAGAACAACCTTAATGCGAATATCTCCTACCGAATTAGTAATAGCAAAAGCCTCGCGTTGCGCTACCAAAATACAGCAAATGTACCCAGCTTTGGGCAATTACAGCCGTTACAACCGCCAACCAACGATTTGTATCGACAGCTCGGGAATCCGGATCTGACACGAGAGATCAACAACAGCCTAAATTTTAATTTCAGTAAATTCAGTCTGCTGAAAGCTTCTTCGTTGAACGTCAACGCCAATGCATCGTTCACCAATAATGCCATCGTGAACCGTTCGATTATCGATTCAGTAGGCCGAACCACGGCATCGTATGTAAACATCAGCGACAACACCAACTGGAATGCCCGTATGAACGTGAATTACGGACGTCCCATTTTCAATGGTGTCGTACAATTTGGACCCTTTGCATCGTTATCCTATGACAATAACTACCAATACATCAATGGCGACCTCAACAAAAACAACACCGCCAATGCAAACGTCGGGATAAATGCGAACAAAGAGAACTCGAAGATCGTGGACTTCAATTTCAATATTGGTATCGGTCTGAACAACGAGGCCAACACTATACAAACGCAGTTCAACAACACAGCATTCCGGTCATCGACCAATGCGGATCTGAAGTATATCCTACCCTACAAATTCAGTTTAACACAGGTCATATTCTACAGCTACACCGGCAAGACCAAGGTATTTCCAGAGCCAATACAGCAGTTCTACATGAATTTGGAGCTCACCCGAAAACTATTGAAAAGCGAGGCCCTGCTGATAAGCCTCAAGGCCTTCGACGTTTTCAACAGTTTCAACAATACCAGCCGATCTACGGGCAACAGCAGCTTCTCGGAATCCCAGCAGGCCATGCTATCGCAATATTTTATGGTGGGCTTGAAATGGGATTTCAATAAAAATTTAGGCAAGAAAAATGATTAG
- the rnc gene encoding ribonuclease III, protein MPFSRIYYLYFSPHRAYIRKLKNILGFVPGNVKLYQMAFRHKSVATAIKDGVKNSNERLEFLGDAVLGSVVAELLFKLYPYKDEGFLTELRSKIVSRVNLNQLSRKLGFNEFIEYDARMISYPNKQSSLLGDAFEAVIGAVYVDKGYKFTREFLLTRIIKPHVDIHMLEVTETNFKSRLIEWCQHYGKEIQFVQVLNPPNDSSKLFYVDVVINGQVCGQGRDFNKKSAEKLAAEKACELLKIFESEEFSR, encoded by the coding sequence ATGCCTTTCTCAAGGATTTATTATTTATATTTTTCACCACACAGGGCTTACATCCGTAAACTAAAGAACATTCTTGGTTTTGTTCCCGGCAACGTCAAGTTGTACCAAATGGCCTTTCGCCATAAGTCCGTGGCAACAGCCATCAAGGATGGAGTGAAGAATAGTAATGAGCGCCTTGAGTTTTTGGGTGATGCCGTGTTGGGCTCGGTGGTTGCAGAATTGCTTTTCAAGTTGTATCCCTACAAAGATGAAGGCTTCTTAACCGAACTGCGTTCGAAGATTGTAAGCCGTGTTAATTTAAACCAGCTGTCCCGCAAGCTGGGGTTCAATGAGTTTATCGAGTACGATGCGCGCATGATCAGCTACCCCAATAAGCAAAGCTCGCTTTTGGGCGATGCCTTTGAAGCCGTTATCGGTGCGGTATATGTGGATAAGGGCTATAAATTTACGCGGGAGTTCCTGCTTACGCGCATTATTAAGCCTCATGTCGATATTCATATGCTGGAGGTTACCGAAACCAACTTTAAAAGCCGCCTGATCGAATGGTGCCAACATTACGGTAAAGAAATCCAGTTTGTGCAGGTGCTCAATCCGCCAAACGATTCCTCAAAATTATTCTATGTTGATGTCGTCATCAACGGGCAAGTTTGCGGACAAGGTCGCGATTTCAACAAGAAAAGTGCGGAGAAGCTTGCTGCAGAAAAGGCCTGCGAGCTGCTCAAAATATTCGAGTCCGAAGAGTTTTCCCGCTAA
- the hisS gene encoding histidine--tRNA ligase, whose amino-acid sequence MATIKPSLAKGTRDFSPLEMEKRNHIFNTLKAVFKKFGYNEIQTPSFENLSTLTGKYGEEGDKLIFKILNSGDYLAKAPSDLLDSKNALKLIPHISEKALRYDLTVPFARYVVMHQHELALPFKRFQIQPVWRADRPQRGRYREFYQCDVDVVGSPSLLNEAEFILIYHEALLALGLTDFTIKLNNRKILSGIAEVIGKPQLIVDMTVAIDKLDKIGLDGVNKELLERGFTAEDLDLLKPIILLEGTNSQKLQALKTVLASSVVGLRGIEEIEEVFSYVEHFAAASLLDKVVEVDITLARGLNYYTGCIFEVKTNEVAMGSIGGGGRYDDLTGMFGLKDLTGVGVSFGADRIYDVLEELGRFPSSAAATTQLLIVNFDKSIEPFTLRLLADLRAAGIAAELYPAAVKLKKQMGYADDKKIPYVLLVGEEETTSGDLSLKDMQSGEQRKVRAEELIDILRNNG is encoded by the coding sequence ATGGCAACGATCAAACCTTCCTTGGCTAAAGGAACACGCGATTTTTCCCCCTTAGAGATGGAGAAACGCAATCATATATTTAATACCCTTAAAGCTGTCTTTAAAAAATTTGGATACAATGAGATCCAAACGCCGTCATTCGAGAATCTATCTACATTGACCGGAAAGTATGGCGAGGAAGGTGATAAATTGATTTTCAAGATACTCAATTCTGGCGATTACCTAGCGAAAGCGCCATCCGATTTGTTGGACAGCAAGAATGCCCTTAAACTTATTCCGCATATTTCAGAGAAGGCTTTGCGCTATGATTTAACGGTGCCTTTTGCGCGCTACGTCGTGATGCATCAGCATGAATTGGCATTGCCTTTCAAAAGATTTCAAATTCAACCTGTTTGGCGTGCAGATCGTCCGCAGCGCGGTCGTTATCGCGAGTTCTACCAGTGTGACGTAGATGTCGTGGGTTCTCCTTCTTTGCTGAATGAAGCGGAATTTATCCTGATCTACCATGAAGCGCTATTGGCGCTAGGCTTGACGGATTTTACGATCAAACTCAACAACCGAAAAATCTTGAGTGGTATAGCCGAGGTTATTGGCAAGCCCCAGCTGATCGTAGACATGACAGTGGCTATTGACAAGCTGGATAAGATCGGGTTGGATGGCGTGAACAAAGAGCTGCTAGAGCGTGGTTTCACGGCGGAAGATTTAGATCTCCTTAAACCTATTATCCTGCTGGAAGGTACAAATAGCCAAAAACTGCAGGCCTTGAAAACGGTGCTCGCATCCTCCGTTGTGGGCTTACGCGGTATCGAGGAGATCGAAGAAGTGTTTTCCTATGTCGAGCATTTTGCTGCGGCTTCCCTATTGGATAAAGTTGTCGAAGTTGATATCACCTTGGCCCGTGGCCTAAACTACTACACCGGTTGTATCTTTGAGGTGAAGACCAATGAAGTGGCGATGGGGAGCATCGGCGGGGGAGGTCGTTACGATGATTTGACAGGGATGTTCGGCTTGAAAGATTTAACAGGCGTTGGTGTGTCCTTTGGCGCAGATCGTATTTACGACGTGCTGGAGGAGCTGGGACGTTTTCCTTCATCCGCCGCTGCTACAACACAACTGCTGATCGTGAATTTTGACAAATCCATCGAGCCCTTTACGCTTCGTCTGTTAGCCGATCTGCGTGCCGCAGGCATCGCAGCGGAGCTTTATCCTGCCGCCGTGAAGCTGAAAAAGCAGATGGGCTATGCCGATGACAAGAAGATTCCATATGTACTACTCGTCGGTGAAGAAGAAACCACATCCGGCGACCTTTCATTGAAGGATATGCAAAGCGGTGAGCAGCGCAAAGTGCGCGCCGAAGAGTTGATTGACATATTGCGAAACAACGGGTAA